In Deinococcus irradiatisoli, the genomic stretch GTCATGAACGTCTCTCCTTGTCCTCGGCCGGCTCGGTGCCGGCCACCAGCGCCTGCAATCCAGGCAGATCGGTCAGGGTGATGTGGCGGTAGCCGGTTTCGATCAGGCCGCTGCAGCGCAGATCGGTGATCGCCTTGCTGACCGATTCGCGGGTGCTGCCGCTGCCCTCGGCCAGCAGTTCGTGGGTGGCACGCACGTACAGGCGGTTTTGCGGGTCCTCGGCGCCCAGCGGCGTGTCGGCCAGGTGCAGCAGGTAGCGCACCACCCGCGCCCGCAGGTCGCCGGACTGCAGGTTGACTTCGTGGTCCATCGCCCGGCGCAGCTGACTGCTGAAGCTGCGCGCCA encodes the following:
- a CDS encoding Crp/Fnr family transcriptional regulator — encoded protein: MKVGGPVPAGRGAGLRYPRGAYLFRQTDPARLLYRVETGLVRLAQLTPRGRLITLRMVLPGEYCGEDALHGGAYHHHAEALTNANVVSLDPLQLPENVVFDVARSFSSQLRRAMDHEVNLQSGDLRARVVRYLLHLADTPLGAEDPQNRLYVRATHELLAEGSGSTRESVSKAITDLRCSGLIETGYRHITLTDLPGLQALVAGTEPAEDKERRS